A single region of the Nitrospira sp. genome encodes:
- a CDS encoding PAS domain S-box protein, with protein sequence MASEPTSPDQKVIDESRQGPHSWWSHLAEWHPTLLTAVVLAMATGLRMTLTPLWGAGYTFITYYPAIMFVAVACGWRHGTGATLVSAALSAWFFLDVPGSPHEQQVAVAVFIAANLIIVSLSEAITRARLRAQAETSQMREEEQQLRLEIEARAKVEQRVRASQRQMQFVTDHAPVLIAQCGTDSRYRFVNRQYAELLGHTPEQLIGRHPSEVLSAEAYRHAAPYIAEALAGRQVRFDQEFLGAASGHRLLQVTFAPECDERGTVTGFIAAIVDITERKRAEQARATLAAIVESSEDAIVSKDLHGIITSWNRGAERLYGYSQQEAVGRPVTMLVPEDLLDHEVPILERIARGEAVQQYETERRRKDGTRIHISLTVSAIRNDEGQIVGVSKVAHDITERKQAEAALRESEERLRLFIEHAPAAIAMLDRQLCYVAVSRRWSSEYGLEGDVVGRSHYDVFPDVPERWRVAYRQGLAGSVTCADEDRFERQDGTVRWIRWEVRPWRDKGGGVGGIIIFAEDITAGRLADQALRESEAQHRATFDNAAVGIAHVGLDGRWLRCNEALCALTGYAREELLGRTFADITYPEDLEPDWAAVRRLLAGEFETFSMEKRYIRKDGSLIWVQLTVSLLRDAHGCPQHFISIVQDIQSRKEAQAQLLGLADDLERRVEARTRELADSQERLRALATDLNLAEHRIRKQLATDLHDYLAQLLVLSRIKLGQAKLEEVTPAAAQAMTEVQEVMDQALAYTRTLVAQLSPPILNEFGLLMALRWLADRMQRELTVVLSLETMTESLPLSEEQSVLLFQSVRELLMNIVKHAGTNEAMIKVVQSVGALAITVSDRGAGCDLVAAETGFETGFGLFSIRERMKALGGSFEVTSMPGEGTVATLTLPLERQNSAVAEPVDEEAARVALVEAVSLEPGMVGVQRSGHVPSLGHPKIRVVLVDDHQMLRQGLRTIVNAHPQLEVVGEAGDGLEAIELVRTLKPGVVVMDVNMPRCDGVQATRRIKEEFPEIHILALSMHNSPDMVERMQQAGACGYLTKESAGGQLCRAIVEATVSTP encoded by the coding sequence ATGGCTTCCGAACCGACCTCGCCAGATCAGAAGGTCATCGACGAGTCCCGCCAGGGCCCACACTCCTGGTGGTCCCACCTGGCTGAATGGCATCCCACGCTGTTGACCGCGGTCGTCCTCGCCATGGCGACGGGGTTGCGCATGACGCTTACTCCGCTATGGGGGGCTGGCTACACCTTTATTACGTATTATCCTGCGATTATGTTCGTGGCAGTGGCCTGTGGCTGGCGCCACGGTACTGGTGCGACGCTCGTGTCGGCGGCATTGTCCGCATGGTTTTTTCTGGATGTGCCGGGCTCGCCTCATGAACAACAGGTGGCCGTGGCCGTGTTTATCGCCGCCAATCTCATCATTGTATCCCTATCCGAAGCCATTACCAGGGCGCGTCTTCGTGCGCAAGCAGAAACCTCGCAGATGCGGGAAGAGGAGCAACAGTTGCGGTTGGAAATCGAGGCTCGCGCCAAGGTAGAGCAGCGGGTTCGTGCCAGCCAGCGGCAGATGCAGTTCGTGACGGATCATGCCCCGGTACTCATTGCACAATGCGGCACAGATTCCCGATACCGCTTCGTCAACCGGCAATATGCGGAACTGCTGGGACACACTCCGGAACAGCTGATCGGCCGGCATCCGAGCGAGGTGCTGAGCGCGGAGGCCTATCGGCATGCGGCGCCCTACATCGCAGAGGCGCTGGCTGGGCGACAAGTGCGATTCGATCAAGAGTTTCTCGGTGCCGCGTCCGGCCACCGTCTCCTGCAAGTCACGTTTGCGCCGGAATGCGATGAGCGCGGAACCGTCACGGGTTTCATCGCCGCGATCGTCGATATCACCGAGCGAAAGCGGGCGGAGCAGGCGCGGGCGACGTTAGCGGCCATTGTCGAGTCATCGGAGGATGCCATCGTCAGCAAGGATCTCCACGGGATCATCACCAGCTGGAATCGGGGCGCTGAACGGCTGTATGGGTATAGTCAGCAGGAGGCGGTTGGGCGACCGGTGACGATGTTGGTGCCGGAGGATTTGCTTGATCACGAGGTGCCGATTCTCGAACGGATCGCCCGTGGCGAAGCGGTCCAGCAGTATGAAACCGAGCGACGAAGAAAGGACGGGACACGCATCCATATTTCCCTCACGGTGTCGGCTATTCGAAACGATGAAGGCCAGATCGTGGGGGTGTCGAAAGTCGCCCACGATATTACGGAGCGGAAGCAGGCTGAAGCCGCGTTACGCGAAAGTGAAGAGCGCCTGCGCCTGTTTATCGAGCATGCGCCCGCGGCCATCGCGATGCTCGACCGGCAACTCTGCTATGTGGCCGTCAGCCGGCGGTGGTCGTCGGAATACGGTTTGGAAGGGGACGTGGTGGGACGATCTCACTATGACGTCTTTCCTGATGTTCCCGAACGGTGGCGGGTTGCGTATCGGCAGGGATTGGCTGGTTCGGTCACATGTGCTGATGAAGATCGCTTTGAGCGTCAAGACGGAACTGTACGCTGGATTCGCTGGGAAGTCCGCCCCTGGCGAGACAAGGGCGGCGGTGTTGGCGGGATCATTATTTTTGCGGAAGATATCACGGCGGGAAGACTTGCGGATCAGGCGCTGCGTGAAAGCGAGGCGCAGCATCGTGCCACGTTTGACAATGCGGCGGTGGGCATCGCCCATGTCGGACTGGACGGACGTTGGCTGCGCTGCAATGAGGCCCTCTGTGCGCTGACCGGGTATGCACGGGAAGAACTGTTGGGGAGAACGTTTGCCGACATCACCTATCCGGAGGATCTCGAGCCGGACTGGGCCGCAGTGCGCCGTTTGTTGGCGGGTGAATTCGAGACCTTCTCCATGGAGAAACGCTATATCCGGAAAGACGGCTCGCTCATATGGGTGCAGTTGACGGTCTCATTGCTGCGAGACGCTCATGGGTGTCCTCAGCACTTCATCTCGATCGTGCAGGATATTCAAAGCCGGAAGGAAGCGCAGGCGCAATTGCTTGGGCTTGCGGATGATCTGGAGCGGCGTGTCGAGGCGCGAACCAGAGAGTTGGCCGATTCGCAAGAACGGCTGCGGGCGTTGGCCACCGACCTCAATCTCGCCGAGCATCGCATTCGCAAGCAGCTCGCTACGGACCTGCATGATTATCTGGCGCAGCTGCTGGTTCTGAGTCGCATCAAGTTGGGGCAAGCCAAACTGGAAGAGGTGACGCCGGCGGCAGCCCAGGCCATGACGGAAGTACAGGAAGTGATGGACCAGGCGTTGGCCTATACGCGAACGTTGGTGGCCCAACTCAGTCCCCCCATCCTCAATGAGTTCGGCCTGCTCATGGCGTTGCGGTGGCTGGCGGATCGGATGCAGCGTGAATTGACGGTCGTGCTGTCGTTGGAGACGATGACGGAGAGTCTCCCCCTGTCCGAGGAACAATCGGTGTTGCTGTTTCAGTCTGTCCGCGAACTGTTGATGAACATCGTCAAACATGCGGGGACAAACGAAGCCATGATCAAGGTGGTGCAATCCGTGGGGGCCCTGGCTATCACGGTGTCTGATCGCGGTGCCGGTTGCGATCTTGTGGCGGCTGAAACAGGATTTGAGACAGGGTTCGGGCTGTTCAGCATTCGCGAGCGGATGAAAGCCCTTGGCGGGTCCTTCGAGGTCACGTCGATGCCGGGTGAGGGAACGGTCGCCACTCTGACGTTGCCATTGGAACGGCAGAATTCAGCGGTTGCGGAACCGGTGGATGAGGAGGCTGCGCGCGTGGCCCTTGTCGAAGCGGTCTCGCTCGAACCGGGGATGGTCGGAGTTCAGCGATCAGGCCATGTCCCTTCGCTTGGGCATCCGAAGATCCGGGTGGTGCTGGTTGATGATCATCAGATGTTGCGCCAGGGGCTTCGGACCATCGTGAATGCACATCCGCAGCTGGAGGTGGTCGGCGAGGCAGGTGACGGGTTGGAGGCGATCGAATTGGTCCGCACCCTGAAGCCTGGCGTGGTCGTGATGGACGTCAACATGCCTCGATGCGACGGGGTGCAGGCAACCAGGCGGATCAAGGAGGAATTTCCGGAGATCCACATTCTCGCCTTGTCCATGCACAATTCCCCCGATATGGTCGAACGCATGCAGCAGGCCGGCGCCTGCGGCTATCTCACGAAAGAGAGTGCAGGGGGACAGTTATGTAGGGCCATTGTGGAGGCGACGGTGAGCACGCCGTAA
- a CDS encoding PilZ domain-containing protein: MMAPRRYVRTYYRFPLRVPVIFGGAPFVGEGLLSNLSLKGCSVTCDREALCGSEVRVSMLLNNEPAALPVELGTIKWVRGNQFGVEFLRVPVDAQQRLNRVLRLELIDWLEKRHRDSTSRRSAGHTPETPG; encoded by the coding sequence ATGATGGCACCACGTCGGTATGTCCGAACCTACTACCGGTTTCCGCTGCGTGTTCCTGTCATTTTTGGAGGAGCGCCGTTTGTCGGCGAAGGGCTCTTGAGCAACCTGTCGTTGAAAGGTTGTTCGGTGACCTGTGATCGGGAAGCGTTGTGTGGAAGTGAAGTGCGCGTGAGCATGTTACTGAACAATGAACCCGCTGCCTTGCCGGTCGAACTCGGTACCATCAAATGGGTGAGGGGAAATCAGTTTGGCGTGGAGTTCCTGCGCGTACCGGTGGACGCACAGCAACGCCTCAATCGCGTGTTGCGGCTGGAATTGATCGACTGGTTGGAGAAACGACATCGTGACAGCACGTCACGGAGATCAGCCGGACACACGCCAGAAACTCCCGGGTGA
- a CDS encoding MFS transporter: MLHAHRWLLTRDFAFMWWSQVLSQVAESISKLALLWFVYAVTGSPLKTTVIGLLQTLPPILFGPFIGVIVDRVPKKAILIVSDVARGLLIGLIPCLVSIEHFTVEALYILTFLFGVATAVFVPTLSSAVPFMVARPQFTAANALLQSTTSLGIIIGPAVSGIGIAFSGSQDVLCLNALTYFASAACLLPIRLRGTNQAVNESAGWRPFIRHLVEGLRYAFLTHRTLLVLILLASVYTFGSGAFTTLFPVFGRQLLGLGPVEVGYLWSWLGVGFLLASIGLIRLSAWDLARRLQAIAASCAVAGLAVVGLTWTDSFGMASAYVVCIGIGLGTWTPIAWGIIQEVAPPGMVGRVMAVYTAMATATSMLGMSAFGWVAESFGSIASIVGIGGVMGVLAGGTAWFRGWTGRETHPM, from the coding sequence ATGCTCCATGCCCATCGGTGGTTGCTGACACGCGACTTTGCATTCATGTGGTGGAGCCAGGTCTTGTCTCAGGTTGCCGAAAGCATCAGCAAGCTGGCGCTGTTGTGGTTCGTCTATGCGGTGACCGGATCGCCGCTCAAAACCACCGTCATCGGGCTTTTGCAGACCCTACCGCCGATTCTCTTCGGACCGTTCATCGGCGTCATCGTCGATCGCGTTCCGAAAAAAGCGATTCTCATCGTGAGCGATGTCGCAAGGGGACTCTTGATCGGCCTGATTCCCTGCCTGGTGTCGATAGAACATTTCACCGTCGAAGCCCTCTACATCCTGACGTTCCTGTTCGGCGTGGCCACAGCCGTCTTCGTCCCGACGCTGTCATCCGCCGTGCCCTTTATGGTGGCTCGTCCGCAGTTCACGGCGGCGAACGCGCTCCTACAGAGCACGACGAGTCTGGGTATCATCATCGGGCCGGCTGTCAGTGGAATCGGTATCGCGTTCTCCGGGTCACAGGATGTGCTCTGCCTGAATGCGCTCACCTATTTCGCGTCCGCGGCCTGCCTCTTGCCGATCCGGCTGCGCGGGACGAACCAGGCGGTGAATGAGAGTGCGGGCTGGAGACCATTCATCCGCCATCTCGTTGAAGGCCTGCGATATGCCTTTCTGACTCATCGAACCTTGCTGGTTCTGATCCTCCTCGCATCCGTCTACACGTTCGGCAGTGGCGCCTTCACGACACTGTTTCCTGTCTTTGGGCGTCAACTACTGGGTCTCGGCCCCGTGGAGGTCGGATACCTCTGGTCATGGCTGGGAGTGGGGTTTCTGCTCGCATCGATCGGACTGATCCGGCTGAGCGCCTGGGATCTTGCCAGGCGGCTCCAGGCGATCGCGGCGTCCTGCGCGGTCGCCGGCCTGGCGGTGGTGGGCCTGACGTGGACCGATAGTTTTGGCATGGCGTCGGCCTACGTCGTCTGCATTGGAATCGGTCTCGGTACGTGGACGCCCATCGCCTGGGGCATCATTCAGGAAGTGGCTCCGCCCGGAATGGTCGGTCGGGTGATGGCTGTCTATACGGCCATGGCCACGGCCACCTCCATGCTGGGCATGAGTGCGTTCGGCTGGGTGGCGGAATCATTCGGCTCCATCGCCAGTATCGTCGGTATCGGCGGGGTGATGGGTGTCTTGGCAGGCGGCACGGCCTGGTTTAGGGGATGGACAGGGAGGGAGACCCATCCCATGTGA
- a CDS encoding MFS transporter, which produces MSEDDSTADTSRGWRLINTKDFGLLWWGQTTSQIGEGLNKVALLWFVYELTGSAMKMTMVGLLQTIPPLLFGPLIGVYLDRMPKKAVMMWVDMLRALLTLLIPTLYALDSLSITGLYGLIFLTSVVSTVFGPALVSAVPLLVRPSELMSANALIQGTNNIGMLLGPAISGIMIALINAENVLFVNSATFLISALCLMPIHVTAPLARPKDLSTSIWQELTVGFQFVFGQQSMVLTLVIISSLYNLGVSAFIFILPVYAKEFLQVGPVQLGWLWSALGVGMLAASTWLAWNKHSDRQRRLRIVVSGMTIGGLAVCSLSLLETPLIAAGIVIIVGGSTAVLNPIIWALLQEVTPEHLIGRVVTTFSVGSMASAMAGMTGFGWVADAVGPAASLIGLGLVLLLTAAVAVACVRRTYPVPVAHA; this is translated from the coding sequence ATGTCAGAAGATGATTCAACTGCAGACACCAGTCGAGGGTGGCGTCTAATCAATACGAAAGATTTCGGGCTGCTCTGGTGGGGACAAACCACCTCCCAGATCGGCGAAGGGCTCAACAAAGTTGCGCTGCTGTGGTTCGTCTATGAACTGACCGGGTCGGCTATGAAGATGACCATGGTCGGTCTCCTTCAGACCATCCCGCCGCTGCTGTTCGGTCCACTGATCGGAGTGTACCTGGACCGGATGCCAAAAAAGGCTGTCATGATGTGGGTCGATATGCTGCGCGCCCTACTGACGCTCCTCATCCCGACGCTTTATGCGTTGGATTCACTTTCGATCACCGGACTGTACGGCCTTATTTTTCTCACATCGGTCGTGTCCACCGTGTTTGGTCCTGCGCTCGTGTCTGCTGTGCCGCTGTTGGTTCGACCGTCCGAACTCATGTCGGCGAATGCGCTTATTCAGGGGACGAATAATATCGGGATGTTGCTGGGGCCGGCGATCAGCGGGATTATGATCGCGCTCATCAATGCGGAGAATGTCTTATTCGTCAATTCCGCCACATTTTTGATCTCGGCCCTCTGCCTCATGCCGATTCACGTTACTGCACCTCTCGCGAGGCCCAAGGATCTTTCCACGTCCATTTGGCAGGAACTCACGGTGGGATTCCAATTCGTCTTCGGTCAGCAATCGATGGTCCTGACGTTGGTCATCATTTCGTCGCTCTATAATCTCGGGGTGAGCGCCTTCATCTTTATTTTGCCGGTGTATGCCAAGGAATTTCTCCAGGTTGGCCCGGTGCAATTGGGCTGGTTATGGTCGGCCCTGGGGGTTGGCATGTTAGCCGCTTCGACGTGGCTGGCCTGGAACAAGCATAGTGATAGGCAGAGACGATTGCGCATCGTCGTGAGCGGCATGACCATCGGTGGCTTGGCCGTGTGCAGCCTGAGTCTGCTGGAAACGCCGCTGATTGCGGCGGGGATCGTCATCATCGTGGGTGGCAGTACGGCGGTACTCAATCCGATCATTTGGGCACTCTTGCAGGAGGTGACGCCGGAACATCTGATCGGTCGCGTGGTCACGACCTTCAGCGTGGGCTCCATGGCCTCGGCGATGGCCGGGATGACCGGCTTCGGATGGGTGGCCGATGCGGTGGGGCCTGCTGCCAGCCTCATAGGACTCGGTCTCGTGTTGTTACTGACCGCAGCGGTGGCCGTCGCATGCGTTCGCAGAACCTACCCTGTGCCGGTTGCCCATGCGTAA
- a CDS encoding CZB domain-containing protein, whose amino-acid sequence MSHIVEQIDKAIGAHGAWKVKLRQNIDGTLSLVPAEVGVDNRCEFGKWLYSLAGTAVANDPYYKDILELHKAFHKVAATVVTKVQAGDKSGAESSIGLKGEYTVASAKLTAKMMEWKKTAAKAA is encoded by the coding sequence ATGTCACACATCGTGGAACAGATCGATAAGGCGATCGGCGCGCATGGAGCCTGGAAGGTCAAGCTTCGGCAAAATATCGACGGCACCCTGTCGCTGGTCCCTGCTGAGGTCGGCGTGGATAACCGGTGCGAGTTCGGGAAGTGGCTCTACAGCTTGGCCGGCACTGCAGTCGCGAACGATCCCTACTACAAGGACATCCTTGAGCTGCACAAGGCGTTTCATAAAGTTGCGGCCACTGTTGTGACGAAGGTGCAGGCGGGCGATAAGAGCGGAGCAGAATCATCGATCGGGCTGAAGGGCGAGTATACCGTCGCGTCGGCCAAGCTCACGGCAAAAATGATGGAGTGGAAGAAGACGGCGGCAAAGGCTGCGTAG
- a CDS encoding response regulator, whose amino-acid sequence MAASILLIDDSPGECELFRQALTQAGYQGRLDIVEGGRAAMAYLNDHLQNDEPALILLDLKLRGERGVDVLKQVKQEAHLAQIPVVILTSSDDTTDVRACYQAGANGYVVKPGQFDELVTLSLHLWKFWLEHNCTRRMAAPC is encoded by the coding sequence ATGGCCGCCTCCATACTCCTTATCGACGACAGTCCCGGCGAATGTGAATTATTTCGCCAGGCCCTGACTCAAGCCGGCTATCAGGGCCGTCTGGATATCGTCGAAGGGGGCCGCGCAGCCATGGCCTATCTGAATGATCATCTGCAGAACGACGAGCCGGCGCTGATTCTGCTCGACCTCAAGCTGAGAGGCGAACGGGGCGTGGATGTGCTGAAGCAAGTCAAGCAGGAGGCGCACTTGGCGCAGATTCCTGTCGTCATCCTGACCAGTTCCGACGATACCACCGACGTGCGTGCTTGCTACCAAGCCGGAGCCAATGGGTACGTCGTCAAACCGGGACAGTTCGATGAACTCGTGACGCTCTCCCTGCACCTCTGGAAATTTTGGCTGGAACATAACTGCACCCGACGGATGGCCGCCCCATGTTGA
- a CDS encoding efflux RND transporter permease subunit, whose product MLTRAALKNPYAVFALCMIALILGGVSYQKMRVDIFPDIKLPSILVTTFYRGLSPSEMEGAISFRLEQRFVEASYVEHIESQSLAGMSYIKVFFQPDYSIDSAQSELTSLAYSVIRTLPPGVYPPSVFKFGVSSLPVGLLSVASDSLGAKEIRDLAYFTVRGQIASIPGISFGPPLGGKVRQITVFLDQQRLLARGISPSDVVNALNNQNAIIPAGNVKLGDLDYFVYSNSLIDVVEKINDLPIKIVNGTPVLIRDIGTAADSAAVQTSIVRVNGREATYIPITRQEGANTLEVTDGIRAKLHKLTEIPSDTTVKFLYDQSLYIRQSIANLQKEGLLGAGLAGLMIFIFLASVKAALVVGLAIPLSLTAALVALYLTGQSVNIMTLGGLALVIGTLLDNNIVVQENLHRHLEMGKDGRSAAEDSAMELTLPILVATICILIVYLPIMFFTGIIKYLFVPLAMTVAFAMLADYVVSMSVTPVVLAWLYQAGQRKTAGHEDSADEGWFRYVLAVYEPLLQGGLRFKPLVIGLAAVALVATGALLIPRLHTEFFPKVDAGNFTMSVTAPEGSRIEKTTAIVGQIEQLVHETIPKADLEEVISNTGLYFGDAARFAPNTGNHTAFVLVNLVTGHEGHTDDYIAQLRSRLKASLPGVEVAFQTGGIINDVLNFGLKAPIDIQVKGPSLDMIRPVAERIQQQIAQVPNTVDVRIKQGKSYPELHIDVDRTKAAYYGINQNRVVVDVITGISSNLALSPNYWLDPKTANGYFLLAQYPEQSLTTTEDLLNIPIIGARTPLLGTASLTGGGMLGSTLALQNTPFAGRQMEITSGYYASSDDRRGPPVMLRDVATLKFKTGPDSVDHYDLSRLINVLVTPVGNDLGRVAKDIEKVLAGIDLPKDVTVQLRGEVANMRSAIQNFALALPLAVVLIYLVMVALFRSFIDPLIILVAVPLGWIGTVVTLHLTNTSVNVESMIGTLMMMGIVVSNSILLVDFANRMVRNGATAAHAVLEAGRRRIRPILMTALATILGLLPLALGFGEGNETMVPLARAVVGGLAVSTIMTLLVVPVMHSLVLYRRERAPISATAPATPEDI is encoded by the coding sequence ATGTTGACGCGCGCCGCGCTGAAAAATCCCTACGCCGTCTTCGCCTTGTGCATGATCGCCCTGATTCTGGGCGGCGTCTCTTACCAGAAGATGCGCGTGGACATTTTTCCCGACATCAAGCTGCCCTCGATTCTCGTCACCACCTTCTACCGAGGCTTGAGCCCTAGCGAAATGGAAGGCGCGATCAGCTTCCGCCTCGAACAGCGATTCGTGGAAGCCAGTTATGTCGAGCATATCGAATCGCAGTCCCTCGCGGGCATGAGCTACATCAAAGTCTTTTTTCAGCCGGACTACAGCATCGACTCCGCACAATCGGAGCTGACAAGCCTCGCCTATAGCGTCATCCGCACGCTCCCGCCGGGAGTCTACCCTCCGTCGGTCTTTAAGTTCGGCGTTTCGAGCCTGCCGGTCGGCCTGCTCTCCGTCGCGAGCGACTCGCTCGGAGCCAAAGAGATTCGCGATCTGGCTTACTTCACCGTCCGCGGGCAAATCGCCAGCATTCCCGGCATTTCGTTCGGCCCCCCGCTGGGCGGCAAGGTGCGGCAGATTACGGTCTTTCTCGATCAGCAACGCCTCCTCGCGCGCGGCATTTCTCCTTCTGATGTGGTCAACGCCCTCAATAACCAGAACGCCATCATTCCCGCCGGCAACGTCAAGCTCGGCGACCTCGACTACTTTGTGTATTCGAACAGCCTCATCGATGTCGTGGAGAAGATCAACGACCTGCCGATCAAGATCGTCAACGGCACCCCGGTGTTGATCCGCGATATCGGCACAGCCGCGGACAGCGCCGCCGTACAAACCTCGATCGTGCGCGTGAACGGGCGCGAAGCCACCTACATTCCGATCACCAGACAGGAAGGCGCAAACACGCTGGAAGTCACCGACGGCATTCGTGCGAAGCTTCACAAGCTGACGGAGATTCCATCCGACACCACGGTCAAGTTTCTCTACGATCAATCGCTGTATATCCGCCAGTCCATCGCCAATCTTCAAAAGGAAGGACTTCTCGGCGCCGGACTCGCCGGTTTAATGATCTTCATCTTTCTCGCCAGCGTGAAGGCCGCGCTCGTCGTCGGCCTGGCCATTCCCCTTTCGCTCACCGCTGCCCTGGTTGCGCTCTACCTCACCGGTCAGAGTGTGAACATCATGACGCTGGGCGGGTTGGCGCTGGTGATCGGCACGCTGCTCGATAACAACATCGTCGTGCAGGAAAACCTGCACCGGCACCTGGAAATGGGCAAGGACGGGCGCTCGGCAGCGGAAGACAGCGCGATGGAGCTGACGCTTCCCATTCTGGTCGCGACGATCTGCATCCTGATCGTGTACCTGCCCATCATGTTTTTTACCGGCATCATCAAATACCTCTTCGTGCCCCTGGCGATGACCGTCGCGTTTGCCATGCTTGCCGACTATGTCGTCTCCATGTCGGTCACACCGGTGGTGCTGGCCTGGCTCTACCAGGCCGGACAGCGCAAGACTGCCGGCCATGAAGACTCGGCCGACGAGGGATGGTTTCGCTATGTGCTCGCGGTCTATGAACCGTTGTTACAGGGCGGCCTGCGCTTCAAGCCGCTCGTGATCGGCCTGGCGGCCGTCGCGCTGGTCGCAACCGGCGCATTGTTGATTCCCCGCCTGCACACCGAGTTCTTCCCCAAAGTCGACGCAGGCAACTTCACGATGTCGGTCACCGCGCCTGAAGGCTCCCGGATTGAAAAGACCACGGCTATCGTGGGACAGATCGAACAGTTGGTGCACGAGACGATTCCCAAGGCAGATCTGGAAGAAGTGATCTCCAATACCGGGCTCTATTTCGGCGATGCGGCGCGTTTCGCGCCGAACACCGGCAACCACACCGCCTTTGTGCTGGTGAACCTCGTCACCGGACATGAAGGCCATACCGATGACTACATCGCGCAATTGCGCAGCAGACTCAAAGCTTCATTGCCCGGTGTGGAAGTCGCGTTCCAAACCGGCGGTATCATCAACGATGTGTTGAATTTTGGCTTGAAAGCGCCGATCGATATTCAAGTGAAAGGCCCCAGCCTCGACATGATCCGGCCTGTAGCGGAGCGGATTCAACAGCAGATCGCCCAGGTGCCCAATACCGTCGATGTCCGGATCAAACAGGGCAAAAGTTACCCCGAATTGCATATCGATGTGGATCGCACCAAAGCCGCCTATTACGGCATCAACCAGAACCGGGTCGTCGTCGACGTCATTACCGGCATCAGCTCGAACCTGGCCCTCTCGCCTAACTACTGGCTCGATCCGAAAACCGCGAACGGGTATTTCCTCCTGGCGCAGTATCCTGAACAGTCGCTGACGACGACGGAAGATCTGCTGAACATTCCGATCATCGGCGCGCGCACGCCGCTGTTGGGAACCGCCAGTCTCACCGGCGGCGGGATGCTCGGCTCGACCCTCGCGCTGCAGAACACGCCGTTTGCCGGGAGGCAGATGGAGATCACCAGCGGCTACTACGCGTCAAGCGACGACCGACGCGGGCCGCCGGTGATGTTGCGCGATGTGGCGACGTTGAAGTTCAAGACCGGTCCCGATTCGGTGGATCACTACGACCTGTCGCGTCTGATCAACGTGTTGGTCACCCCGGTCGGCAACGACCTTGGGCGTGTCGCCAAGGACATCGAAAAGGTCCTGGCCGGCATCGATCTGCCCAAAGATGTGACGGTGCAATTGCGCGGAGAAGTCGCCAACATGCGGAGCGCGATCCAGAACTTCGCCTTAGCCCTCCCATTAGCTGTGGTCTTGATTTATCTGGTGATGGTCGCGCTGTTCCGTTCCTTTATCGACCCGCTGATCATTCTGGTGGCTGTCCCGCTGGGCTGGATCGGCACCGTCGTGACCCTGCACCTGACGAACACGTCGGTCAACGTGGAGTCGATGATCGGGACGCTGATGATGATGGGCATCGTGGTCTCGAACAGTATTCTGCTCGTCGATTTCGCCAATCGCATGGTCCGGAACGGAGCGACCGCGGCACATGCGGTGCTGGAAGCGGGACGCCGCCGCATCCGTCCGATTCTGATGACGGCGCTGGCAACGATTCTTGGCCTGCTCCCCCTGGCGCTCGGCTTTGGCGAAGGCAATGAAACCATGGTGCCATTGGCGCGCGCAGTGGTGGGAGGACTGGCGGTCAGCACGATCATGACGCTGTTGGTCGTCCCCGTGATGCATAGCCTGGTGCTCTATCGACGCGAGCGGGCCCCGATCTCCGCCACCGCGCCCGCCACTCCGGAGGACATTTGA